One Fontisphaera persica DNA window includes the following coding sequences:
- a CDS encoding thioredoxin domain-containing protein, with the protein MNHVASHGQKRQAPNRLAREASPYLQQHQFNPVDWYPWGEEAFARARAEDKPIFLSIGYSTCHWCHVMERESFENEEIAAVLNRHFVSIKVDREERPDVDHIHMTAVQALAGQGGWPLSVFLTPELRPFFGGTYFPPTSRHGRPGFLELLEQIARVWRQRRPEVENAAATLQQQLAGWLAQRPAERPLFHEGLLATAAEELKADYDAAHGGFGGAPKFPQPAIPQYLLEYGMAYGDRQARDMVLHTCAAMARGGIHDQLGGGFARYAVDAEWTVPHFEKMLYDNAQLLDLYVDAWRASGEASLAEVARGIVRYVLRDMTHPAGGFYSAEDADSEGHEGKFYCWTLAECRSLLPPEELAVVVKHYGLTEEGNFLDHSHPQPLRGLNVLRVCREDLSAEEAQLLAQARARLLAARERRVRPLRDEKVLASWNGLMCGALARAGRGLNLPEALAAARRNAAFVRQHLWDAPRRRLHHRWRDGERDNAQLLKAYAYQAQGHLALYEATLEPEALAFAATLAEVMLERFHDPEQGGFWESEAAPELILRVKDSYDGAEPSGNSVAALALLKLAQITGQERYQEAAAGVLRLFCARMQKVPAAHAHLWRAAALFVRPALRLEIVGEPSAADTQALLQAAHETWAPWLVLAGRAAPGPACAHLCQGQSCGPRLTSPAAVQQALLEMRAGR; encoded by the coding sequence ATGAATCATGTGGCATCGCACGGCCAGAAACGGCAGGCCCCGAACCGGCTGGCGCGGGAGGCATCTCCCTATTTGCAGCAGCATCAGTTTAATCCGGTGGACTGGTATCCGTGGGGCGAGGAAGCCTTTGCGCGGGCGCGGGCGGAGGACAAGCCCATCTTTTTGAGCATTGGCTATTCCACCTGCCACTGGTGCCATGTGATGGAGCGGGAGTCGTTTGAGAATGAGGAGATAGCGGCGGTATTGAACCGGCACTTTGTCAGCATCAAAGTGGATCGCGAAGAGCGTCCGGACGTGGATCATATTCACATGACCGCCGTGCAGGCACTGGCGGGACAGGGGGGCTGGCCGTTGAGTGTGTTTTTGACGCCGGAGCTGCGGCCATTTTTTGGGGGGACTTATTTCCCGCCCACCAGCCGCCATGGCCGGCCGGGTTTTTTGGAGCTGCTGGAGCAGATTGCGCGGGTGTGGCGGCAGCGGCGGCCGGAGGTGGAAAACGCGGCGGCCACGCTGCAGCAGCAGCTGGCCGGCTGGCTGGCGCAACGGCCGGCCGAGCGGCCCTTGTTTCATGAGGGACTGCTGGCCACCGCGGCGGAAGAGCTGAAGGCCGATTACGATGCGGCGCACGGCGGTTTTGGGGGCGCGCCCAAATTTCCGCAGCCCGCCATTCCGCAATACCTGCTGGAATACGGAATGGCGTACGGCGACCGGCAGGCCCGGGACATGGTGTTGCACACATGCGCGGCGATGGCCAGGGGGGGCATTCATGACCAGCTTGGCGGCGGCTTTGCGCGCTATGCCGTGGACGCGGAATGGACGGTGCCGCATTTCGAGAAGATGCTGTATGACAACGCGCAGTTGCTGGATTTGTACGTGGACGCCTGGCGGGCCAGCGGAGAGGCGTCCCTGGCCGAGGTAGCCCGGGGCATCGTGCGCTATGTGTTGCGGGACATGACCCATCCGGCCGGCGGTTTTTACAGCGCCGAAGACGCCGACAGCGAGGGGCACGAGGGCAAGTTTTATTGCTGGACGCTGGCGGAATGCCGCTCCCTGCTGCCGCCGGAGGAGCTGGCGGTGGTGGTGAAGCATTATGGCCTGACGGAGGAGGGGAATTTCCTGGACCACAGCCATCCCCAGCCGTTGCGGGGCCTGAACGTTTTGCGGGTATGCCGCGAAGACTTGAGCGCGGAGGAAGCGCAGTTGCTGGCCCAGGCCCGGGCGCGACTGCTGGCGGCGCGGGAGCGGCGGGTGCGGCCGCTGCGGGATGAGAAGGTCCTGGCGTCGTGGAATGGGCTGATGTGCGGGGCCCTGGCCCGGGCGGGGCGGGGGTTGAATTTGCCGGAGGCGCTGGCGGCGGCGCGGCGCAACGCGGCTTTTGTGCGGCAGCATTTGTGGGACGCGCCGCGGCGGCGGCTGCATCATCGCTGGCGGGACGGGGAGCGGGACAACGCGCAACTGCTCAAGGCCTATGCGTACCAGGCGCAGGGGCATCTGGCGTTGTACGAGGCCACCCTGGAGCCGGAAGCGCTGGCGTTTGCGGCAACGCTGGCCGAGGTGATGCTGGAGCGTTTCCATGACCCGGAGCAGGGCGGCTTCTGGGAAAGCGAGGCGGCGCCGGAACTCATCCTGCGCGTCAAGGACAGCTACGATGGCGCCGAGCCGTCCGGCAATTCGGTGGCGGCGCTGGCGCTGTTGAAGCTGGCGCAAATCACCGGTCAGGAGCGCTACCAGGAGGCGGCGGCCGGGGTGCTGCGTCTGTTTTGTGCGCGCATGCAAAAAGTGCCGGCGGCGCATGCCCACTTATGGCGGGCGGCGGCGCTGTTTGTGCGGCCCGCGCTCCGGCTGGAAATCGTGGGCGAGCCGTCCGCGGCCGACACGCAGGCATTGTTGCAGGCGGCGCATGAGACCTGGGCGCCGTGGCTGGTCCTGGCGGGGCGGGCCGCGCCGGGACCGGCCTGCGCGCACTTGTGCCAGGGACAGAGCTGCGGACCCCGCCTGACCAGCCCCGCCGCCGTGCAGCAGGCGTTGCTGGAGATGCGGGCAGGGCGCTGA
- the leuS gene encoding leucine--tRNA ligase has product MASVRPQYPFDLIEPKWQRRWLEEQTFRAWNPGEAVPPAHPFAQRHAPALAAGQLPPKFYILDMFPYPSGAGLHVGHPEGYTATDILARYKRARGYHVLHPMGWDAFGLPAEQYAIKTGQHPRVTTEQNIANFKRQIQALGFSYDWSREVDTTDPGYVKWTQWIFLQLYNAWFNPETNRAEPISTLTYPPDLKTEEERRAYRDSKRLAYVSEAPVNWCPELGTVLANEEVINGRSEVGGFPVIRKPMRQWMLRITAYAERLLRDLDTIDWSDSLKEMQRNWIGRSEGAEVDFALAEPPPGLPEAQRKLRVFTTRPDTLFGATYMVLAPEHPLVGLITTPAQKAAVEQYQAYAATRSDLERTELAKEKTGVFTGAYAINPVNGEKIPIWIADYVLISYGTGAIMAVPAHDTRDLEFATKFNLPIVQVVQPPDPATDWRGFVDDGVSVNSTGPEVSITGLPTPEAKQKITAWLESRGLGKKVVNYKLRDWLFSRQRYWGEPFPIVWRDGHHEALPESALPVLPPPLEDFKPTRDGQPPLARATDWVNLPDGAVRETNTMPQWAGSCWYYLRYLDARNDRQFCSPVAERYWMGTEAPAGQRATPGVDLYVGGTEHAVLHLLYARFWHKVLYDLGHVSTPEPFFKLVNQGLILGEMEYTVFRNAAGQLVSAAELRDLSEEATATGPRMVGWHKATGEKVLGERVDEEAVEKQGAAFVLKEQPHIQVDARSFKMSKSRGNVVNPDHILAQYGADAFRLYEMFMGPLEMSKPWSTRGVEGVYRFLGRVWRLFVDEDSKTALDQARTTAAAPGPELLELVKLNANIQDVAPTPAQLKSLHACIKKVTEDLEGLRFNTAISAMMVLVNEALEWPVRPAAALRDFLQLLQPFAPHLAEELWGRLHQHVGWATPNLAYAPWPQFNAALLEEATLEVPVQVNGRLRGRVTVPATATQEEVEAAARACESVQPFLAGKTVRKTIYVPRKMVNLVVG; this is encoded by the coding sequence ATGGCGAGTGTTCGTCCGCAATATCCGTTTGATTTGATTGAGCCGAAGTGGCAGCGGCGCTGGCTGGAGGAGCAGACCTTCCGGGCGTGGAATCCCGGGGAGGCGGTGCCGCCGGCGCATCCGTTTGCGCAGCGGCATGCGCCGGCCCTGGCGGCGGGGCAACTGCCGCCGAAGTTTTACATATTGGACATGTTTCCTTATCCGTCCGGGGCGGGCCTGCACGTGGGGCATCCGGAGGGTTACACCGCCACGGACATTCTGGCGCGGTACAAGCGGGCGCGCGGTTATCACGTGCTGCATCCGATGGGATGGGATGCTTTCGGGCTGCCGGCCGAGCAATACGCCATCAAGACCGGGCAGCATCCGCGCGTGACGACGGAGCAGAACATTGCCAATTTCAAGCGGCAGATTCAGGCTTTGGGGTTCAGTTATGATTGGAGCCGGGAGGTGGACACCACCGACCCGGGTTATGTGAAGTGGACGCAGTGGATTTTTTTGCAGCTTTACAACGCCTGGTTCAACCCGGAGACCAACCGGGCCGAGCCCATCAGCACGCTGACCTATCCACCGGACCTTAAAACGGAGGAGGAACGGCGGGCTTACCGCGACTCCAAGCGGCTGGCGTATGTGAGCGAGGCGCCGGTGAACTGGTGCCCGGAGCTGGGCACGGTGCTGGCCAACGAGGAGGTCATCAACGGCCGGAGCGAGGTGGGCGGTTTTCCGGTCATCCGCAAGCCGATGCGGCAATGGATGCTGCGGATTACGGCGTATGCGGAGCGGTTGTTGCGCGACCTGGACACGATTGACTGGAGCGACTCGCTCAAAGAAATGCAGCGCAACTGGATTGGCCGCAGCGAAGGGGCGGAGGTGGACTTTGCGCTGGCGGAGCCGCCGCCGGGCCTGCCGGAGGCGCAGCGGAAATTGCGCGTGTTCACCACCCGGCCGGACACCTTGTTTGGGGCGACGTACATGGTGCTGGCGCCGGAGCATCCGCTGGTGGGGCTTATCACCACGCCGGCGCAAAAGGCGGCGGTGGAGCAATACCAGGCCTATGCCGCCACCCGGAGCGATTTGGAGCGCACCGAGCTGGCCAAGGAGAAAACCGGCGTGTTCACCGGCGCGTATGCCATCAACCCGGTGAACGGCGAGAAAATCCCCATCTGGATTGCGGATTACGTGCTCATCAGCTACGGCACGGGCGCCATCATGGCGGTGCCGGCGCATGACACGCGCGACCTGGAGTTTGCCACCAAGTTCAACCTGCCCATCGTGCAAGTGGTACAGCCGCCCGACCCCGCCACGGACTGGCGTGGGTTTGTGGACGATGGGGTGTCGGTCAACTCGACCGGCCCCGAGGTGTCCATCACGGGGCTGCCCACGCCGGAAGCGAAGCAGAAAATTACCGCCTGGCTGGAGAGCAGGGGGCTGGGCAAGAAAGTGGTGAATTACAAGTTGCGCGACTGGCTGTTCAGCCGGCAGCGGTATTGGGGCGAGCCGTTTCCCATTGTCTGGCGGGATGGTCATCATGAGGCGCTGCCGGAGAGCGCGCTGCCGGTGCTGCCGCCGCCGCTGGAGGATTTCAAGCCCACCCGGGACGGCCAGCCGCCGCTGGCGCGGGCCACGGACTGGGTGAACCTGCCGGATGGCGCCGTGCGGGAAACCAACACCATGCCGCAGTGGGCGGGGAGCTGCTGGTATTACCTGCGTTATCTGGATGCGCGGAATGACCGGCAGTTTTGCTCGCCTGTGGCCGAGCGTTACTGGATGGGGACGGAGGCACCGGCCGGGCAGCGGGCCACGCCGGGGGTGGACTTGTACGTGGGCGGCACCGAGCACGCGGTGTTGCACCTGCTCTATGCGCGATTCTGGCACAAGGTGCTCTATGATTTGGGCCATGTTTCCACGCCGGAGCCGTTTTTCAAGCTGGTCAATCAGGGGCTGATTCTGGGCGAAATGGAGTACACCGTGTTTCGCAACGCCGCCGGCCAGCTCGTCAGCGCGGCGGAATTGCGCGACCTCAGCGAGGAGGCCACCGCCACGGGCCCGCGCATGGTGGGTTGGCACAAGGCCACCGGCGAGAAGGTCCTGGGCGAGCGGGTGGACGAGGAGGCCGTGGAAAAACAGGGCGCCGCGTTTGTGTTGAAGGAGCAGCCGCACATTCAGGTGGATGCCCGCAGCTTCAAGATGTCCAAATCCCGCGGCAATGTGGTCAACCCCGACCACATTCTGGCGCAGTACGGCGCGGACGCCTTCCGGCTGTATGAGATGTTCATGGGCCCGCTGGAAATGAGCAAACCGTGGAGCACGCGCGGCGTGGAGGGGGTGTATCGTTTCCTGGGGCGGGTGTGGCGGCTGTTTGTGGACGAGGACAGCAAGACGGCGCTGGACCAGGCGCGCACCACCGCCGCCGCGCCGGGGCCGGAGCTGCTGGAGCTGGTGAAGTTGAACGCGAACATTCAGGACGTTGCGCCCACGCCGGCGCAGCTCAAGAGCCTGCATGCCTGCATTAAAAAAGTGACCGAGGACCTGGAGGGCCTGCGGTTCAACACCGCCATTTCCGCCATGATGGTGTTGGTGAATGAAGCCTTGGAATGGCCCGTGCGGCCGGCAGCGGCGCTGCGCGATTTTCTGCAGCTTCTCCAGCCGTTTGCGCCGCACCTGGCGGAGGAATTGTGGGGGCGGCTGCATCAGCATGTGGGATGGGCCACGCCCAACCTGGCCTATGCGCCCTGGCCGCAGTTTAATGCGGCCCTGCTGGAAGAGGCCACCCTCGAAGTGCCGGTGCAGGTCAACGGCCGGTTGCGGGGGCGGGTGACGGTGCCGGCCACGGCCACGCAGGAGGAAGTGGAGGCCGCCGCGCGCGCCTGCGAGAGCGTGCAACCGTTTCTGGCGGGCAAGACCGTGCGCAAAACCATTTACGTGCCGCGCAAAATGGTCAACCTGGTGGTAGGCTGA
- a CDS encoding hybrid sensor histidine kinase/response regulator yields the protein MARVLLVEDDPPVLRTLERMLKSDGHEVYAVGEMPSALQVLEAQPVDVVITDLMLPGASGVELLRFLQDHHPHLPAIVITGEPTLESAVEAVRTRAFEYLSKPVSRSQLSRAVARAARLKHLEDERQRLEAANRAYQENLEELVAQRTLALQESEARLRQSEQQLHALAARLIHVREAERAQMAREIHDELGQLLTGLKMDLHWLLRQCQCPPEKRSYEAIASRLQDALAIADDTIKCVQRLSAELRPSALDKLGLGAALRQELRQFGERSGLAVSLRLPEEEPALPAEQALALFRIVQEALTNVARHAQATAVTVTLEETKGGWELRVTDNGRGIREEETQRPQSLGLLGMKERVLPWRGTVSFERPAGGGTCVRVFLPRPAAGASGDSP from the coding sequence ATGGCCAGAGTTTTGTTGGTCGAAGATGACCCACCGGTGCTGCGGACTTTGGAGCGGATGCTCAAGTCTGACGGGCATGAGGTGTATGCGGTGGGGGAAATGCCCAGCGCTTTGCAGGTGCTGGAAGCGCAACCGGTGGATGTGGTGATTACGGACCTCATGTTGCCCGGAGCCTCGGGGGTGGAGCTGCTGCGGTTTCTGCAAGATCACCATCCCCACCTGCCCGCCATTGTCATCACCGGCGAGCCTACCCTGGAGTCGGCGGTGGAAGCGGTGCGCACGCGGGCGTTTGAGTACCTCTCGAAGCCGGTCTCCCGCAGCCAGCTTTCGCGCGCGGTGGCGCGGGCGGCGCGGCTGAAGCATCTGGAGGACGAGCGGCAGCGGCTGGAGGCGGCCAACCGCGCCTATCAGGAAAACCTGGAGGAGCTGGTGGCCCAACGCACGCTGGCCCTGCAGGAGAGCGAGGCCCGCCTGCGGCAGTCGGAGCAGCAATTGCACGCGCTGGCGGCGCGGCTGATTCATGTGCGCGAAGCCGAGCGCGCGCAAATGGCCCGGGAAATTCACGATGAACTGGGGCAGTTGCTGACAGGATTGAAAATGGATTTGCACTGGCTGCTGCGCCAATGCCAGTGCCCGCCGGAGAAACGCTCCTACGAGGCCATTGCCAGCCGGTTGCAGGATGCCCTGGCCATTGCCGATGACACCATCAAATGCGTGCAGCGGCTGTCGGCCGAATTGCGGCCCAGCGCGCTCGACAAGCTGGGTTTGGGCGCGGCGTTGCGGCAGGAGCTGCGCCAGTTTGGCGAGCGCTCCGGTTTGGCGGTGAGCTTGCGCCTGCCCGAGGAGGAGCCGGCCCTGCCGGCGGAGCAGGCGCTGGCGTTGTTTCGCATTGTGCAGGAGGCGCTGACCAATGTGGCCCGCCATGCCCAGGCCACTGCGGTGACCGTCACGCTGGAGGAAACGAAGGGCGGCTGGGAATTGCGCGTCACCGACAACGGCCGGGGCATCCGGGAGGAGGAAACGCAGCGGCCACAGTCGCTGGGCCTGCTGGGCATGAAAGAGCGCGTGCTGCCTTGGCGGGGCACGGTATCCTTTGAGCGGCCAGCCGGCGGCGGCACGTGTGTGCGGGTATTTTTGCCCCGTCCCGCGGCCGGGGCCTCAGGAGATTCGCCATGA
- a CDS encoding response regulator, translating to MRNILIVDDHEVVRRGLRSLLAEKMPGSRFVEAATSAEAEARIFEGRWDLILLDLNLPGRNGLEVLDLSRKHCPKTPVIVLSMYPEAEFALRAIKLGAQAYLNKQSASEELLAAVNKVLAGGKYITTSLAEQLASALTAETATAPHESLTERELQVLRLVAMGKTTKEIAAELHLSAKTIATYRSRIAAKTGLSTTVGITRYAMQHHLVE from the coding sequence ATGAGAAACATTCTCATTGTGGATGATCATGAAGTGGTGCGGCGCGGTTTGCGCAGCCTGCTGGCCGAGAAGATGCCGGGCAGCCGTTTCGTGGAGGCCGCCACTTCCGCGGAAGCCGAGGCCCGGATTTTTGAGGGGCGCTGGGATTTGATCCTGCTGGATTTGAACCTGCCCGGGCGCAATGGGCTGGAGGTGCTGGACCTGTCGCGCAAGCATTGTCCCAAAACGCCGGTGATTGTGCTCTCGATGTATCCGGAGGCGGAATTTGCGTTGCGCGCCATCAAACTGGGCGCGCAGGCCTACCTGAACAAACAAAGCGCCTCCGAGGAATTGCTGGCGGCGGTGAACAAGGTGCTGGCGGGCGGCAAATACATCACCACCAGTCTGGCGGAGCAGCTTGCCTCGGCCCTTACTGCCGAGACGGCCACCGCGCCGCACGAGAGCCTGACGGAGCGCGAGTTGCAGGTGCTGCGGCTGGTGGCGATGGGCAAAACCACCAAGGAAATCGCGGCGGAATTGCATCTGAGCGCCAAAACCATAGCCACCTACCGCTCGCGCATTGCGGCCAAGACCGGTTTGTCCACGACCGTGGGCATCACCCGCTACGCCATGCAACATCACCTGGTGGAATGA
- a CDS encoding sulfatase family protein translates to MQLLACLLTVVCVLALSNAGAATSPNVVIIFADDLGYGDVGCYGARDLATPHLDRLAAEGVKFTRFYVSQPVCSASRASLLTGCYANRVSIYGALGPRAQVGLHPQEVTLAEVLKTRGYATAAIGKWHLGDQPEFLPTRQGFDTYFGLPYSNDMWPYHPEYADAPPNSPRRKAGYPDLPLYENERVKLAPVTAEHQARLTTWYTERAVQFIEQNRRRPFFLYLAHSMPHVPLFVSEKFKGRSGRGLYGDVIMEIDWSVGQILAALERHRLAERTLVIFTSDNGPWLSYGNHAGSAGGLREGKGTVWEGGVRVPCLMRWPGKIPAGTVCAQPAMTLDLLPTLARLAGAALPTNKLDGKDIWPLMAGHPGAVSPQEAYYFYYQQNELQALTSGPWKLILPHTYRTMQGQPPGRDGKPGPYRNVKLAQPELYHLEKDPAETTNVAAAHPEVMARLLALAERARAELGDALTGRQGTEVRPPGRVRVSASTAPKP, encoded by the coding sequence ATGCAACTTCTGGCCTGTCTGCTGACGGTGGTTTGCGTGCTGGCGCTAAGCAACGCCGGCGCGGCCACGTCCCCCAATGTGGTGATTATCTTCGCCGATGACCTGGGCTACGGGGATGTGGGGTGTTATGGGGCGAGGGACCTGGCCACGCCGCATTTGGACCGGCTGGCGGCGGAGGGGGTCAAGTTCACGCGCTTTTATGTGTCGCAACCGGTGTGTTCGGCTTCGCGGGCGTCGTTGCTCACGGGCTGCTACGCCAACCGTGTGAGCATTTACGGGGCGCTAGGCCCGCGGGCCCAGGTGGGTTTGCATCCCCAGGAAGTGACGCTGGCGGAAGTGTTGAAGACGCGCGGGTACGCCACGGCGGCCATTGGCAAATGGCATCTGGGGGACCAGCCGGAGTTTTTGCCCACCCGGCAGGGTTTTGACACGTATTTTGGCCTGCCCTACTCCAATGACATGTGGCCGTATCATCCCGAGTACGCGGATGCGCCACCGAATTCTCCGCGACGCAAGGCCGGTTATCCGGATTTGCCGTTGTACGAAAACGAGCGCGTCAAGCTGGCGCCGGTGACCGCGGAGCATCAGGCCCGGCTCACCACGTGGTACACTGAGCGCGCCGTGCAATTCATCGAGCAAAACCGCCGTCGTCCGTTCTTTCTGTATCTGGCCCATTCCATGCCGCACGTGCCGCTGTTTGTTTCCGAAAAATTCAAAGGCCGTTCCGGGCGGGGGCTTTACGGGGATGTCATCATGGAAATTGACTGGTCCGTGGGCCAGATTCTGGCGGCGCTGGAGCGGCACCGGCTGGCGGAGCGCACGCTGGTCATATTTACCTCCGACAATGGCCCGTGGCTGTCGTATGGCAACCATGCCGGCTCGGCGGGCGGCTTGCGCGAGGGGAAGGGGACGGTATGGGAGGGCGGCGTGCGCGTTCCTTGTTTGATGCGCTGGCCGGGCAAAATCCCGGCTGGCACGGTCTGCGCACAACCCGCGATGACCCTGGATTTGCTGCCCACCCTTGCGCGGCTGGCGGGAGCGGCGCTGCCCACCAACAAGTTGGACGGCAAGGATATCTGGCCGTTGATGGCAGGACACCCCGGCGCCGTCAGCCCCCAGGAGGCTTATTATTTTTATTATCAGCAGAACGAATTGCAGGCATTGACCAGCGGCCCGTGGAAATTAATCCTGCCGCACACCTATCGCACCATGCAGGGGCAGCCGCCGGGCAGGGATGGCAAGCCAGGCCCGTACCGCAATGTCAAATTGGCGCAACCCGAGCTGTATCACCTGGAGAAAGACCCGGCTGAAACCACCAATGTGGCGGCTGCGCATCCTGAGGTCATGGCCCGCTTGCTGGCGCTGGCCGAGCGCGCCCGCGCGGAGCTGGGCGATGCCTTGACCGGACGGCAGGGCACGGAGGTGCGGCCGCCGGGGCGTGTCCGCGTCTCCGCCAGCACAGCTCCCAAACCCTGA